A genomic stretch from Brucella sp. BE17 includes:
- a CDS encoding sugar kinase encodes MKKIITIGEIVVEIMAVETGNGFKTAIPLIGPFASGAPAIFIDQVAKLGQPCGLVSAVGKDDFGTLNIERLQRDGVDVSAIAVHPTAATGSAFVRYRPDGNRDFIFNIKHSACSAIGLTSETEKMIESADHLHIMGSALFSDGIVAAIHEATTRIKAKGGTISFDPNIRKEMLDLPGMREALLHALEHTDLFMPSGSEIFLFTKATEEHAAIDELLARGIKAIVVKRGADGASYHDASGTVIAPALNVKEVDPTGAGDSFGAAFVTQWLRGETPARALRIANATGARAVGVKGPMEGTSTMAEIEQFIADNRERP; translated from the coding sequence ATGAAGAAAATCATCACCATTGGTGAAATCGTCGTCGAGATCATGGCGGTGGAAACAGGTAACGGTTTTAAAACCGCCATTCCGCTGATCGGACCTTTTGCTTCGGGCGCACCCGCTATCTTCATCGACCAGGTAGCAAAACTCGGTCAGCCCTGTGGCCTTGTCAGCGCTGTAGGCAAGGACGATTTCGGGACGCTCAATATCGAGCGATTGCAAAGAGACGGTGTGGACGTTTCGGCCATTGCCGTGCATCCGACTGCTGCCACCGGCAGCGCTTTCGTGCGCTATCGCCCGGATGGCAATCGCGATTTTATCTTCAACATCAAGCACAGCGCATGCAGCGCGATCGGCTTGACGTCGGAGACCGAAAAGATGATCGAAAGTGCCGATCATCTCCACATCATGGGATCGGCATTGTTTTCCGATGGCATCGTCGCCGCAATCCATGAGGCTACGACGCGCATCAAGGCCAAGGGCGGCACCATCTCCTTTGATCCCAATATTCGCAAGGAAATGCTTGACCTTCCCGGCATGCGCGAGGCGCTGCTGCATGCGCTGGAGCACACGGATCTTTTCATGCCGAGCGGATCGGAAATCTTTCTGTTTACGAAGGCGACAGAAGAGCATGCGGCAATCGATGAATTGCTTGCACGCGGCATCAAAGCCATTGTGGTCAAGCGCGGCGCGGATGGCGCAAGCTATCACGACGCATCGGGCACCGTGATTGCCCCGGCTTTAAACGTCAAGGAAGTGGACCCGACCGGCGCGGGTGACAGTTTTGGCGCGGCTTTCGTCACGCAATGGCTGCGTGGCGAAACGCCGGCACGTGCGTTGAGGATTGCCAACGCGACCGGGGCACGCGCCGTTGGCGTCAAGGGCCCGATGGAAGGCACCTCGACCATGGCAGAAATCGAACAATTCATTGCAGACAATAGAGAGCGTCCATGA
- a CDS encoding LacI family DNA-binding transcriptional regulator gives MEDFSELVGLSRPTVSKYFNDPESVRPKTRERIEAAIQQSGFRPNLFAVNLNRRRTTILGIIIPNQLDHFYMAMTRRLQALAEQRGYLALVLSSDGKPELEKRAIETLRSLNVAGAIIAPLGEQSQHSALTHLADDIPTVYVDSPLDNSSPFVGTDNQKSFHLIVDYLCRSGSEPCYFSMPLVNNNAIKRRDAYCLAMENLGFEPRIIELEPSRSWDFEHYAFEQTARILREKNSFPTSTVLCSNDRIAFGVTGALWQAGMKIGRLKDCNIRVAGHDNNPLSEYTCPPLTTVAQDYNEIGRLAMELLFQTLGEGLDQKTDLPSNHRILLNAEIKLRLSA, from the coding sequence ATGGAAGATTTTTCGGAATTGGTCGGGCTTTCACGCCCTACTGTTTCCAAATATTTCAACGATCCCGAATCTGTCCGTCCCAAAACGCGTGAACGCATCGAAGCCGCAATCCAGCAATCTGGCTTCCGCCCCAATCTTTTCGCGGTGAACCTTAATCGTCGTCGTACGACCATTTTAGGCATCATAATTCCGAACCAGCTTGACCATTTCTACATGGCCATGACGCGCAGGCTCCAGGCCCTTGCCGAACAGCGCGGTTATCTTGCTCTGGTCTTGTCCTCTGATGGAAAACCGGAACTGGAAAAGCGCGCCATTGAAACATTGCGCTCGCTCAATGTCGCAGGCGCAATCATCGCGCCCCTTGGTGAGCAATCGCAGCATTCGGCCCTTACCCACCTCGCCGATGATATCCCGACCGTTTATGTGGATTCACCCCTCGACAACAGTTCTCCCTTTGTCGGCACCGATAATCAGAAATCCTTCCATCTGATTGTTGATTATCTCTGCCGCTCGGGCAGCGAACCGTGTTATTTTTCCATGCCTCTTGTGAATAATAACGCGATCAAGCGGCGGGACGCCTATTGTCTGGCTATGGAAAACCTTGGGTTTGAACCCAGAATTATCGAACTCGAACCCAGTCGCAGCTGGGATTTCGAGCACTACGCTTTTGAGCAAACAGCCCGTATCCTGCGTGAGAAGAATAGTTTTCCGACCAGTACCGTGCTGTGCTCTAATGACCGTATCGCCTTCGGCGTGACCGGCGCTCTATGGCAGGCGGGTATGAAGATCGGCCGGCTGAAAGATTGCAATATCCGCGTTGCGGGACACGACAATAATCCACTTTCCGAATACACCTGCCCTCCGCTGACTACGGTTGCACAGGATTATAACGAAATTGGACGACTGGCGATGGAATTACTGTTTCAAACGCTCGGAGAGGGTTTGGATCAAAAGACCGATCTGCCATCCAATCATCGCATACTTCTCAATGCCGAGATCAAGCTGCGCTTGTCGGCTTAG
- the otsA gene encoding alpha,alpha-trehalose-phosphate synthase (UDP-forming): MGRLIVVSNRVPLPDKQGRAPAGGLAVALQAALNVRGGVWFGWSGKTLTEGQSQKLEMRDVGPISYALLSLSKKDIDEYYAGFANRMLWPLCHYRLDLIDYARKDMDGYFRVNRLFAQQLLPLIEPDDVIWVQDYHLIPLAEELRRCGLKNRIGFFLHIPWPPADILLTLPVHEAVMRGLTAYDVVGFQTENDVENFIGCLRREKIGEQIAPRQFEAFGHRFSVDSFGIGIETEVFARLAKKSQNSTSVKRMRESMSGRDLIIGVDRLDYSKGITDRLEAFEHFLKIDPANRGSLTFLQITPKSRSEVPEYKAMQRMVAELAGRINGANATIDWTPIRYINRSLNRDTLAGLYRLARIGLVTPLRDGMNLVAKEYVAAQNPEDPGVLVLSRFAGAAQELSGAVLVNPYDAESVAHAISRAIAMPLEERKERFSAMMDFLTENDVTRWCDRFLERLAPAA; encoded by the coding sequence TTGGGGCGGCTTATCGTGGTTTCCAACCGTGTGCCCTTGCCTGACAAGCAGGGTAGGGCACCGGCAGGCGGGTTGGCAGTTGCCTTGCAGGCGGCATTGAACGTGCGTGGCGGGGTCTGGTTCGGCTGGTCGGGAAAAACATTGACCGAGGGGCAATCGCAAAAACTGGAAATGCGCGATGTTGGCCCGATCAGCTACGCGCTTTTGAGTCTGTCCAAAAAGGATATCGACGAATATTACGCCGGTTTTGCCAACCGCATGCTGTGGCCGTTGTGTCATTACCGGCTCGACCTTATCGACTATGCCCGTAAGGATATGGACGGCTATTTTCGGGTCAACCGGCTGTTTGCACAGCAATTATTACCGCTGATCGAACCCGATGACGTGATCTGGGTGCAGGACTATCACCTCATTCCACTTGCCGAGGAGTTGCGGCGTTGCGGTTTAAAAAACCGCATCGGATTTTTCCTGCATATTCCATGGCCCCCAGCCGACATTCTGCTGACCTTGCCCGTGCACGAAGCGGTTATGCGCGGACTGACCGCTTATGATGTCGTGGGATTTCAGACCGAGAATGATGTCGAAAATTTTATCGGTTGTCTGCGCCGTGAGAAGATCGGCGAGCAGATTGCACCGCGCCAGTTCGAGGCATTTGGGCACCGTTTTAGCGTGGACAGTTTTGGCATCGGTATAGAGACGGAAGTTTTTGCGAGACTTGCGAAAAAATCCCAAAACAGCACCTCGGTCAAACGCATGCGTGAAAGCATGAGCGGGCGCGATCTGATCATCGGTGTGGATCGGCTCGATTATTCCAAAGGTATCACTGACCGGCTTGAGGCTTTTGAGCATTTTCTGAAAATCGACCCGGCCAATCGTGGCAGTCTCACCTTTTTGCAAATCACCCCGAAATCGCGCTCCGAGGTGCCTGAATACAAGGCTATGCAGCGCATGGTGGCAGAGCTGGCGGGTCGTATAAATGGGGCCAATGCGACGATCGACTGGACGCCGATACGTTATATCAATCGTTCACTCAATCGCGATACGCTGGCCGGGCTTTACCGGCTTGCGCGGATCGGGCTTGTGACACCACTGCGCGATGGCATGAATCTGGTCGCCAAGGAATATGTCGCGGCACAAAATCCTGAGGACCCCGGTGTGCTGGTGCTGTCGCGCTTTGCCGGTGCCGCACAGGAACTAAGCGGTGCGGTTCTGGTCAATCCCTATGATGCGGAATCGGTTGCGCATGCCATTTCACGCGCCATTGCCATGCCTCTGGAAGAACGCAAGGAACGCTTTTCGGCAATGATGGACTTCCTGACCGAGAATGATGTCACCCGCTGGTGCGACCGTTTTCTCGAACGTCTGGCACCAGCGGCGTAA
- a CDS encoding sugar ABC transporter substrate-binding protein produces the protein MQNKSYIAGLIASAAGIALMAGAASAEELTIATVNNSDMIIMQKLSPEWEKETGNKINWVVLEENVLRQRVTTDIATKSGQFDVMTIGGYEAPIWGKAGWLLDVDDLGDDYDYDDLIKPVRAGLTVDDKLYAVPFYSESSFTYYRKDLFDAAGLQMPDEPTYEQIKEFATKLTDKSKEQYGICLRGKPGWGENMAYLGTLINTYGGRWFDEQWKPQINSDEWKKAVSFYVDLMKEAGPPGLTSNGFNENQALFSTGHCAMWIDATSGAGRVYDPKQSQVADKVAFTKAPVEVTPNGSAWAWSWNLAIPASTKKADAAKSFLKWATSKSYVELVGEKESWVAVPPGTRQSTYANENYQKAAPFAATVLASIESADPTKATKDPVPYTGIQFVAIPEFQAIGTIVGQAVSAAVSGQQGVDAALDGAQRQVEQIMTQSGYIK, from the coding sequence ATGCAAAACAAATCTTATATTGCAGGGCTCATTGCATCTGCCGCAGGCATTGCCCTGATGGCGGGTGCCGCATCGGCGGAAGAACTGACCATCGCAACGGTTAACAATTCCGACATGATCATCATGCAGAAGTTGTCGCCGGAGTGGGAAAAGGAAACCGGCAACAAGATCAACTGGGTGGTTCTGGAAGAAAACGTTCTTCGCCAGCGCGTGACCACGGACATTGCTACCAAGAGTGGCCAGTTTGACGTCATGACAATCGGTGGCTATGAAGCGCCGATCTGGGGCAAGGCCGGATGGCTTCTCGATGTTGACGACCTTGGCGATGATTACGATTACGACGACCTGATCAAGCCGGTGCGTGCAGGCCTCACTGTCGATGACAAGCTTTATGCGGTGCCTTTCTATTCGGAAAGCTCGTTTACCTATTATCGCAAGGATCTGTTTGACGCTGCCGGTCTTCAAATGCCGGATGAGCCGACTTATGAGCAAATCAAGGAATTTGCGACCAAGCTCACCGACAAGTCGAAAGAGCAGTATGGTATTTGCCTGCGCGGCAAGCCCGGCTGGGGCGAAAACATGGCCTATCTCGGCACGCTCATCAACACCTATGGCGGGCGCTGGTTCGACGAGCAATGGAAGCCGCAGATCAATTCCGACGAGTGGAAGAAGGCAGTCAGTTTCTACGTCGATCTGATGAAAGAAGCCGGACCTCCCGGACTGACCTCCAACGGTTTTAACGAAAATCAGGCGCTGTTTTCGACCGGCCATTGCGCGATGTGGATCGATGCAACCTCTGGCGCGGGTCGCGTTTACGATCCCAAGCAGAGCCAGGTTGCCGACAAGGTCGCCTTCACCAAGGCACCTGTCGAAGTAACGCCAAACGGCTCGGCCTGGGCGTGGTCGTGGAATCTGGCAATTCCCGCCTCCACCAAAAAGGCGGATGCTGCGAAATCCTTCCTCAAATGGGCGACGTCGAAGAGCTATGTCGAACTGGTGGGCGAGAAGGAAAGCTGGGTTGCCGTACCCCCAGGTACACGCCAATCAACCTATGCCAATGAGAACTACCAGAAGGCAGCACCTTTTGCCGCAACGGTTCTCGCGTCGATTGAATCGGCCGATCCGACCAAGGCAACCAAGGATCCGGTCCCTTATACCGGCATCCAGTTCGTGGCGATCCCTGAATTTCAGGCGATTGGAACGATTGTCGGTCAGGC
- the otsB gene encoding trehalose-phosphatase has product MHVSTVPLKNDFFEAFSLDDAQYAFFCDVDGTLIDLAPTPDSVIVSDDLVFSLQKLDDRLTGAVALVTGRPLEFIEQQFPFFSGAIAGLHGTEFRLPSGEIERLEPGEHFRLAKDFLNMTRERVGDLLLEDKGNAIALHYRNAPHLEDVAHELMTVAQRLAGPEWRVQPGKYVFELRSRNGDKGAALRRLMQCAPFAGRVPLAFGDDLTDIPMLEAATALGGQGIAIGETIRGSSSHALDSPAALRAWIAGLAES; this is encoded by the coding sequence ATGCATGTCTCAACGGTTCCTCTGAAAAACGATTTTTTTGAAGCATTCTCTCTTGATGATGCGCAATACGCATTTTTCTGCGACGTCGATGGCACATTGATTGATCTGGCGCCGACACCTGACAGTGTGATCGTGAGTGACGACCTCGTTTTTTCCTTGCAAAAACTGGATGATCGATTGACCGGTGCGGTCGCGCTGGTGACAGGGCGACCACTCGAATTCATTGAGCAGCAGTTTCCTTTCTTTTCAGGGGCCATTGCCGGTCTGCATGGCACCGAATTCCGGCTCCCTTCAGGGGAAATCGAAAGACTGGAGCCGGGCGAACATTTTCGGCTTGCAAAAGATTTTCTCAATATGACCCGCGAGCGTGTCGGTGATCTTCTCTTGGAAGACAAGGGCAATGCAATTGCGCTTCATTACAGAAATGCGCCTCACCTCGAAGATGTCGCGCACGAATTGATGACGGTAGCGCAGCGCTTGGCCGGGCCTGAATGGCGTGTGCAGCCCGGAAAATACGTTTTCGAACTGCGTTCACGCAATGGGGACAAGGGTGCGGCTTTGCGCCGTCTCATGCAATGCGCACCTTTTGCGGGACGTGTGCCATTGGCTTTCGGCGATGACCTGACCGACATACCCATGCTTGAGGCTGCTACTGCGCTCGGTGGCCAGGGCATTGCGATTGGCGAAACCATTCGTGGTTCGTCTTCACATGCACTGGATTCGCCCGCGGCGCTTCGGGCATGGATCGCCGGTTTGGCTGAAAGTTAG
- a CDS encoding D-tagatose-bisphosphate aldolase, class II, non-catalytic subunit — translation MSSTQRLSALPSRFARGERGGITSICSAHPLVIEAALLEGLATDTDVLIEATCNQVNQDGGYTGMTPSDFRSFVEDIAKKVGFDTQRLILGGDHLGPNPWKHLPAEQAMQKSEVMMDAFVRAGFTKIHLDTSMGCAGEPVALPDALTAERAARLAKISETAAAQSDFDLPVYIIGTEVPIPGGAMEEIEGLELTRPEAALETVAIHRKAFAALGLEDAFARAIGVVVQPGVEFGNENVVFYDSDKATALSGILNEMPQFVFEAHSTDYQPVEALSALVHDGFSILKVGPGLTFALREALYGLDQIAAFLDPLPEEETLRARMEKLLLEEPANWEKYYHGNADDLRLQRHFSYSDRIRYYWPHPQASSAVNALMKRLEGRKIPETLISQYLGTLYPAVAAGRVKATPHALLVEAVRNVVRIYAQAVR, via the coding sequence ATGAGCAGCACCCAGAGACTGAGCGCACTTCCATCCCGTTTTGCGCGTGGCGAGCGCGGTGGCATCACGTCGATCTGTTCCGCGCATCCTTTGGTGATCGAGGCGGCTCTACTTGAGGGATTGGCGACCGACACGGATGTGCTGATCGAAGCCACCTGCAATCAGGTCAATCAGGATGGCGGCTATACCGGCATGACGCCCAGCGATTTCCGGAGCTTCGTCGAGGACATTGCAAAAAAAGTCGGGTTTGACACACAACGTCTGATTCTCGGCGGCGATCATCTGGGTCCCAACCCGTGGAAACATCTGCCCGCAGAACAAGCCATGCAGAAATCCGAAGTGATGATGGATGCCTTCGTGCGCGCCGGTTTCACCAAAATCCATCTCGACACATCCATGGGCTGTGCAGGCGAGCCGGTCGCCCTCCCCGATGCCCTGACCGCAGAACGCGCAGCGCGCCTTGCCAAAATCTCGGAAACAGCAGCCGCTCAATCCGACTTCGATTTGCCCGTCTATATTATCGGCACGGAAGTGCCGATCCCAGGCGGCGCGATGGAAGAAATCGAAGGGCTGGAGCTGACCCGGCCCGAAGCCGCTCTCGAAACGGTGGCTATTCATCGCAAGGCCTTTGCCGCACTTGGCCTCGAAGACGCCTTTGCACGTGCCATTGGCGTCGTGGTGCAACCCGGTGTCGAATTCGGCAACGAGAACGTCGTCTTCTACGACAGCGACAAGGCAACGGCTCTAAGTGGCATTCTCAATGAAATGCCGCAATTCGTCTTTGAAGCGCATTCAACCGACTATCAGCCGGTCGAAGCGCTTTCAGCCCTCGTGCACGATGGGTTTTCCATTCTGAAAGTCGGTCCCGGCCTGACCTTCGCACTGCGCGAGGCACTCTACGGTCTCGACCAGATCGCAGCCTTCCTCGACCCGTTGCCGGAAGAGGAAACGCTGCGTGCCCGAATGGAGAAACTGCTTCTGGAAGAGCCTGCGAACTGGGAAAAATACTATCATGGCAACGCCGATGATTTACGGCTCCAGCGCCATTTTTCCTATAGTGACCGTATTCGCTATTACTGGCCGCACCCGCAGGCCTCGTCTGCAGTCAACGCACTTATGAAACGCCTTGAGGGACGTAAAATCCCTGAAACGCTGATCAGTCAGTATCTGGGTACCCTTTATCCGGCAGTTGCCGCAGGCCGTGTTAAAGCCACCCCGCATGCACTGCTGGTCGAAGCCGTGCGCAACGTCGTGCGCATTTACGCTCAGGCCGTTCGATAG
- a CDS encoding Xaa-Pro peptidase family protein has translation MVLPVRPAPIDNAERAQRLEALRAVLRAKNIGALLLGSTESLYYFTGLVWHPSERLLGAVVTQSDLTYIVPGFELSRVESLPHLKGRICIWQEEESSAALVASIVPEKTSLAVDDAVPLFVYHALTAEIGVERLVDGGPIIGSLRLCKSDAEIAIIRYAMALTLEVHKRAHDFIKPGVAASDVVRFIDDQHKALGADNGSSFCIVSFGEATSLPHGADGEQFYKSGDVILVDTGCRIDGYHSDLTRTYMLDEPAPEFSRIWAIEREAQQAVFDAAKLGAPCSSLDDAARAVLGKHGLGPDYKLPGLPHRAGHGLGLEIHEAPFIVRGNALPLEKGMCFSNEPMIVVPEQFGVRLEDHIYMADGGPRWFTQPAKGPTEPFA, from the coding sequence ATGGTTTTGCCCGTCCGTCCCGCCCCTATTGATAATGCCGAACGCGCACAGCGGCTTGAAGCCTTGCGTGCGGTTTTGCGCGCAAAAAATATTGGTGCCCTTTTGCTGGGTTCGACCGAGAGCCTCTATTATTTTACAGGCCTGGTGTGGCATCCAAGCGAGCGGCTTCTGGGAGCTGTCGTCACGCAGAGCGATCTGACCTATATCGTGCCGGGTTTTGAGCTGAGTCGTGTGGAAAGCCTGCCGCATCTTAAAGGCAGAATTTGCATATGGCAGGAGGAAGAGAGCAGCGCCGCGCTGGTGGCCTCGATTGTGCCGGAAAAAACAAGCCTTGCAGTGGATGATGCGGTTCCGCTGTTTGTCTATCATGCGCTGACGGCAGAAATTGGCGTCGAGCGTCTGGTGGATGGCGGTCCGATCATCGGTTCACTGCGGCTTTGCAAGTCTGACGCTGAAATTGCCATCATTAGATATGCGATGGCCCTGACGCTTGAGGTTCACAAGCGCGCGCATGATTTCATCAAGCCCGGCGTGGCGGCGTCGGATGTCGTGCGCTTCATTGACGACCAGCACAAGGCGCTCGGTGCCGACAATGGTTCCAGCTTCTGCATTGTTTCGTTCGGAGAAGCGACCTCGCTGCCGCACGGCGCGGACGGCGAGCAGTTTTATAAAAGCGGTGATGTGATCCTTGTCGATACCGGATGCCGGATCGATGGCTATCATTCCGACCTGACGCGCACCTATATGCTGGATGAACCGGCGCCGGAATTTTCGCGCATATGGGCGATCGAACGCGAAGCGCAGCAAGCGGTTTTCGATGCGGCCAAATTAGGGGCACCCTGTTCCAGCCTCGACGATGCGGCGCGTGCCGTTCTGGGGAAACATGGTCTGGGCCCGGACTATAAACTGCCCGGCCTGCCGCATCGTGCAGGCCATGGTCTGGGTCTTGAAATCCATGAAGCGCCTTTCATCGTGCGCGGCAATGCATTGCCACTTGAGAAAGGCATGTGCTTTTCCAATGAACCGATGATCGTGGTGCCGGAGCAGTTCGGCGTTCGTCTCGAAGATCATATCTATATGGCCGATGGCGGTCCACGCTGGTTCACGCAGCCAGCCAAAGGCCCGACCGAGCCGTTTGCCTGA